The nucleotide sequence TTGCCTCAGTCCCTTCTTCGTCCAGAACACGTCGCTCACCTTATCTCCCACTTTTATCCTAGCCATAGTCGccatgtatatttccttcactcTCGCAATTAGGTGTTCCGTGATTCTCCTCCTTCCCATCTCCTCCCACAACTTTCCCCTATTCACCTTATCAAAAGCCGcctttaaatttataaacggCGTACAATTTCCCTCCCTTCTTATCCAGCTCTCTATCTGCCAGATGCTTCAACACGTACACGTTGTCGATTGCTCCCCTTCCCTTCCGGAAGCCTGCCTGCCCATCCGGCAAAATTCCCCCCaactccatctcctcctccagTCTTCCCAGCAGTATCTTCGTGTATACCTTGTATGCCGAGTCTAGTAAGTTAATTCCCCTGTAGCTCTCTACCCTTCTCTTATTATCCTTGTTATATACTGGGCAAATTACCCCCACTTTCCATCCCTCCGGAATCCCACCCCCTCTCCATACGCTATTCATCCCCTCCAACAACTTCACTCTCACCACCTTTGATGCTTCCAACTGTGGAAAATTTTAGAATGAATTAAACGAAGCTAGGGTAATCCCTGGTTGCGTGGAACATATCGCAGCGACAACCGATAACCAGTACGACTCGAACCAGCGAGGTGTAACGTTGTTCGAAACGCATCGCACCCCTACTTTAttatatgttttattttctgttGTTTCCATATAAAGTTACTTTGTTGTGTTTTAAAGAGTAAATAAGTAAGCTTTTATATGAACCGTGGTGAGTTTTATTGAACTATTTCGACATTTTGGTACCGAAACCAGGGAAGCTTACGGAAATTTACGGAGCGAAGTGACGTGTGTGTagagaacaaagaaaaatcaacGATGGATTTAGCTGTAAGAAAGACAACACGTGCTCAGTTAACCAAGCTGATAAATCAATCGAAAGATATAATCACGCGGCAATTAAATAGTGATATTGTTGATGAAATCGACGTATTACTAGCGAAAATAAAAGCGGTTcagataaatttagaaaacgtaAACGAGAGATTGGCGCCTACGTTTGCAGAAGATCAAATGGAAGCGGAGTGCGAAAAAATCATAGAGTACAATGAACAAGCGATAGACGCCGTAGCAAGGTTGCAGTGCTGCCGTCGGAAGGCTGACATCAGCGCCGTTAGCGGAGAAACGACTACCCAGGCGCCCAGTCCAGCTAGAAGCGGGATATCTCCAGTGATTGGTATACAAACAACCGTTAAAAATACGGCAAGGTTACCGAAACtagaattaaagaaattcaaCGGTGATATCGCGACGTGGCCAGAATTCTGGGAACAATTTAAACAATCGGTTCATGGTAGCGAATTAGATGTCGTAAGCAAGTTTGCttatttaaaatcttatttaacgGGACGTGCGACGGCCACTATTGCTGGGTTGACGTCGAGTGGAGCTTCTTACGTAAACGCGGTAGAACTTTTGAAAGCGGAATTCGGAAACTCGCAACGTATCGTCGATTCATACGTTGAAACATTAACGGATATCGCGCCGGTAAAATACGAAACGGACATTACCGGGCTTCGAAAGCTATTTAATACAGCGTCAACAATAACAAAATCTTTAGCGACACTAGGAATAGCGCCGGAACAATACGGACTCCTagtaaaatcaataatatttaaagCGTTACCGTATAAAATGCGAGTGAAATTTAATAAGGACAAATTTACGGAACATTTCAATAACGAACACGAGAATAGCGACGATTCGGTTTCGGTTACCGGTGATTCAACTCAAAGCGCGGATTATAACAAAGAGTTGACAAATTTACTtcagtttataaaaattgaacttTGTTCATTAGAACAAGCGGAGTACGTGACAACCGTACCAGGCAAGGACCGTAATAAAACCGATAATCAAAAATCTAAACAAGGTCACGGGTACGCGAAAAATAAAGACAATTATACTGTGGCGGGTTTGTTAACGGAAGTAAAGAACGTGTGTTTCTTCTGCAAGTCGTTAGATCATACAACACCAAATTGCAACGGATCCTTGTCGATAACACAGAAAGAGGACAAACTCAAAGCCGATAGACGATGTTACAGATGTACAAAACCAAAGCATCTATCAAAGGAGTGCAAAACTAATATCAAGTGCAGAACATGCCTCCAGCGACATGCAACGACACACACACAACATACTCAAAACAACATGCGGTTACTGGGCTTAGCCCATTGCCGCTCCAATCACTCTCTATCATCTGTACTTGCCCTCTTAGCCTTCCCCCGAAGGGAGAAGTTACCATCCCTGCCACGTGGAGGCGGGGCCCCACGCACCAGGAAACCACTGCCCTAACAACTCGAACTATACTACAACTAAGACCAACGCAGGACAACATTTAACAGCTTCACACCATCCCGCCCAGACACACCATGAACATCGCACCGTCGCACCAGCCGCAGCTCCCGGAGCATCCGGCCCAGCCACAGCACCTCGCCCCAAACACGCCTCCCCCCACCGCTCTCCGCGGGCGCACACCCACCAGCCACGCAGCACTCATGGTTCCCGAAGGCCCACCCTCTTGCCGCCCCGATCCCCACAGCGTTTATAGCTCATAGGAGACCCCGGCGACAGAGGGGAAAGCGCAGCGTAGCCAGCGAGCAGCCCCACCAGATCGCAGGGCAGGAAAGGACGTTGTCAGGACAGCACCGCCTCCAGGCTTTCCGCCCCGATGACCAACCGCCAGTCACCAGGTCCAATGTCCATCACACACTGCATCACCAATCTAGTCACACTTatactacaaaaatttataCCTACTTGTTTATACACATacttaatattttatgttacaGGATCCCGAGACAACGAGCCAGGATACCCAGCCCCCGAAGGACCAAGGATCATACAGCAATGTTTTATACTAACTCTTATTCCTGTTCCAGATCCCCAGAGCAGCCATCCCAGAAGGACCGAGCCGCCGCAGGACCACCTCACCGGAGGAGCCAGCCCAGACTTCCAAACTGATAAGTAGTAGTCACTACCTGTTCATTTAGAAACCGAAAACTGAACGAATGAAAACCGAAACTTTACTAAAGATATGAGTAAAAGTCTTATTTAGCGTCCTCGAAATAATGAAAACTTGCAATAAACACTTTTGCtatattttttcttgaatTAAAGAACTTAATGAAAGAGTCGAAATGAAACACAAAACTTGAACTGAACTCTCTGTATTCTCGAAGAAGACTgtgtatttttgaaaacaagtTTCGGAggtctaaaaataaatcgctCGATGAACCTCAAAAGGAAAGAAACATTATTACTTAATATTACTATGTACACAACTTAAATCTAACTATATACATCAATAAATGTcactaaaagaaataaaatttatttgaattgaaACCTTAAACATTCCGCCCGCCTTGCCGAACGGTCGGCaacttataaaacaaaaattatagaaaacgAATAGCGGGTATAGAAGGAAATCTGTTTACTGTCTACCTACACAGACTTGAAATGAAAACAAATTGAACAGAACATAACTTCAAAAGAtaattagttttgtttacgttaaataatgaatgaaattgaaaactaTCTTCAAGTTAAAGAAGATACATACTAAACTGTaatgaaacaaataaattggaaataaacttgaaacaaatacaaaatgacaattttttttttttataatcaattatcAACTGGAAGTACACTTAGTTTAATTATAGGACGAATCAAGGTAGTAGATGGAGTTTTTATTGTTGCCACTCGAACGTGACCATCAACCCCAGGATGAAGTTCAACAATTCTTGCAAGCATCCATTTAGATGGAGGTAGTCGTTCATCCTTTACTAACACCAATTCTCCCACGATAGGTATATTTtgttcatcaaaccatttagTCCTTACATTTACAGATTGCAAGTAAAATTTTTGCCATTGTAGCCGCTACGATCACGTCATCGATCGATGACGGTGACCACATGTTCGGACGAGTCCATGAAGAACACAACAGAAGTAGTTGGACCGTTAAAGTGTTCGTATGTGTTTTTCCAGTTCTTGTATTTTTTCGTTAAATAAATCTGTGAATAAACAGCGAGACTTTTAGTACTTCACCATTTTGTCCAAAAGTCCTCAACCATGCGGCGAAGCAGTTGCCACCGGTTTAgtcgattaatattttctgtTAAAATTGAAGGCTCCGGAACAACTGTTAATGCTTCTCCGATCAGAAAATGAGCTGGTGTTAGAACTTCGTAGCTATTTGGGTCATCAGACATTGCACTCAGAGGACGTGAATTTAAAACCGCCTCAATTTGAATTAGAACTGTGCTAAACTCCTCGTAAGTGAGTAACGATGATCCAACTACTTTCCGAAGGTGAGTCTTTACTGATTTAATGCCAGCCTCCCACTTGCCACCAAAATGGGGAGACGCTGGAGAGTTGAATTTCCAACTTGTACCATCACCAATCAGCAAATTGGCCATTCTTCTAAACTCTCCAGATGCAGCTGAGAATAAAGACCTTAATTCACGGTCCGCTCCAACCAAATTACTACCGCAATCACTGTACAAGCAGTTGCATATCCCACGACGACCAGTAAAACGCTTGTAGGCAGCAATAAATCCGGAAGTTGAATAGTCAGTAGCAACCTCGAGGTGAATAGCGGAACTTACTAggcaaacaaaaagaattagatAGCTTTTATACGTCTTACCGGAACGTCCACGGATTGTGCGGAGAAAGAAAGGCCCTGCATAGTCTACTCCAGTGTGCAAGAAGGGTCTGGATGGCGTTATtctcggagaaggaagctgACCCATTAATTGGCGTGTAGTTTCCGCTCGTTGTTTGGCGCAGATCATGCACTGATGGATGAACTTTCGAACTGGCACACGACCGCCAATGATCCAAAATTGACGTCGCAAGGAAGACAATGTCAGTTGAGTGCCTCCATGCAACGTCAATCGATGATGACAATCGATGATGAGGGTGGTAAGTCTTGAATCACGAGGAAGAATGATAGGATGCTTTTCGTCAAAGTCCAAGTTGGAGAAACGAAGACGACCTGTCACTCGTAGAAATCCATCACCATCTATAAAAGGTACTAAACGAAATAACGGGCTTGATCGGTGAAGAGAACGTCCTTCTTTAATTGTGGTAAGTTCATTTCCGAACGCGCTAAGCTGGCACTCGCGCACCCAAAACATTAATGCGTTTTTGATCTCACTGGGTGATAGAATGTATGgaaaaaagtcaaatttagATCTGTTAAAAATTCGTCTGCACCAGGCAGTAACTCtcaaaagtttatttaaagaagaaaaccTATATTTTAAGTCCCAATCATTGCCGGACTGAGTTGTTGCGTGTGAAGTTGGCTTCAAACGCAGCTCACGATTCACATCAGTTGATGGTGATGGACGAAGAAGAGGCCATTGTGAAGGATGAGCCGATAACCAGGACGGTCCAGACCACCAAGTCGTTTCCCGTTGAAGTAGCTGAATGTTCATCCCTCTTGAAGCGAAGTCAGCTGGATTGTCGTGACCGGGAACATGATGCCATGTCGCTTGAGCCAGGTCCTGAATCTGAACCACTCTATTTCGAACAAAATCCTTCCATTTAGAAGGATGGCTACAAATCCACGACAGGGCAATAGTCGAATCTGTCCAAAGATGAACCGGCAAATGGTGAAGAGCCAAAACAGTCAGAACTTTTTTGACTAACCGAACAAGTAGTACCGCGGCGCACAATTCTAGACCCGGAATTGTAATACTTTTTAGAGGAGCcactttagtttttgagagaAGAAGAGTAACTCGCACTCGCTCGCGATTAAGGACTCGCAAATAAACAACCGCACCAAACGCACTAACGGACGCGTCCGCGAAACCGTGTACTTCGACCGACTCACTCCCGCCATCAACACCCAACCAACGAGGCACTCGAATTACCGGTGTCTCGCGAAAACTATTGATAAAGGATTTCCAATTTTCCGCTAAATCGTCAGTCAAAAGATCATCCCAATCTAGATTTCGCGTCCAGAGGtgttgcattaaaatttttgccgTAATAATGAAAGGGGAAAGCCACCCGAGCGGATCAAACAATTTAGCAATAAACGACAAAACTGAGCGCTTGGTGATTTTGCTATCCGCgtaatcaatatttaaacgAAACACGAATTCATCTGTCTTATTATTCCATAAAAGACCGAGAGCACGAGGAGTATCTGTACTTTCGATGTTTAATGTGTCCGAAGTAGCGAGAAGATCTGAATGCAAAGAACAGAGTGCTTCAGGCAAATTGGATATCCATTTTCTTGCCTTAAAACATCCGGaagttaaaacattattaagttCGAAGATTAGTTCTTGGACTTGATTGAGATCATTAGCACCGGACAGTATATCGTCGACGTACGTATCGTTTTGAAGTGCGTCTGCACCACGAGGCTGACTATCTGCTTTTTCGATGTACAATTGCCGAATACAACGTATCGCCATGTATGGCGCACAAGAAAGCCCGTAAGTTACGGTAGTTAGTTCGTAACTTTTTAAGTCATCTATTGGATTTTCGCGCCAAATTATGCGTTGAAAAGGTTGATCGTTTTCATGTACGAGAATCTGGCGATACATGTTCTCAATGTCGCAGGCAAATACTATAGGATGACGTCTCCACCTCAACAAAACGTCTACTAACTCATTTTGTATTTTCGGACCGGTATGCAGACAATCATTGAGCGAAACACCCGAAGAAGTTTTTTGCGATCCGTTAAATACGACGCGCAATCGAGTAGTTGAACTGGTTTCCCGAACAACACCATGGTGAGGTAAGTAAAAATGAGGCGCTTCTAAATTTGTTGTAACTTGTTTCATATGATTTAGAGCAAGATATTCAGCGCATGAATTGGCTATATTGCGTTCTAAGGTTTTCGTCGCGAGCAAATCTAATTTCGCTATGATTAAAGGCTTTTTTTGCAACATTGAACGAATTACCCAGTTCGGCAGTTGACTTCCGGAATGGTAAGCGCACTAAAAAACGTCCAGTTTGATCTCGCGAATGAGTTCGAATAAAGTGACTCTCGCAGTCGCGCTCATCATTTGAAAGGCAAGGAGTATTCATAGTATCCTCCTCCTGTTTCCAAAAACACTGAATAAGCTCTAGAAATTCTGTCAATCGAACATTGAAAACCGTAAGCATTTCGAATAGAAGATGATTAATCAGAAATCACACCGGAAAGAATCCACCCGAACTGAGTCTTTTGAGCAATTAAAGTACCGTCACCGTTCCGTCGCACGCCTTCTTGCAACACTTTTGAATATAAACCGACACCGAGaattaattcgatttttctGAATGATGTAAATTCTGGATCAGCTAACGggatattattaaattctacAGGCAATTGTGTCGAATGTTCTTTGGGTAGATATGCTGTAAGTTTTGGGAGTATCAACGCTTCCTCCGTAAACGATATCAATGAATCAATTACAGAGTACAACCGAACTGAAACAACACCATTCGAAATGCAAGTTTGTTGTGAACCAATTCCAGATATGGGAACATTAGCTGATCTTCGTGAAAGTTTAAGACGCTG is from Onthophagus taurus isolate NC chromosome 8, IU_Otau_3.0, whole genome shotgun sequence and encodes:
- the LOC139431278 gene encoding uncharacterized protein, translating into MDLAVRKTTRAQLTKLINQSKDIITRQLNSDIVDEIDVLLAKIKAVQINLENVNERLAPTFAEDQMEAECEKIIEYNEQAIDAVARLQCCRRKADISAVSGETTTQAPSPARSGISPVIGIQTTVKNTARLPKLELKKFNGDIATWPEFWEQFKQSVHGSELDVVSKFAYLKSYLTGRATATIAGLTSSGASYVNAVELLKAEFGNSQRIVDSYVETLTDIAPVKYETDITGLRKLFNTASTITKSLATLGIAPEQYGLLVKSIIFKALPYKMRVKFNKDKFTEHFNNEHENSDDSVSVTGDSTQSADYNKELTNLLQFIKIELCSLEQAEYVTTVPGKDRNKTDNQKSKQGHGYAKNKDNYTVAGLLTEVKNVCFFCKSLDHTTPNCNGSLSITQKEDKLKADRRCYRCTKPKHLSKECKTNIKCRTCLQRHATTHTQHTQNNMRLLGLAHCRSNHSLSSVLALLAFPRREKLPSLPRGGGAPRTRKPLP
- the LOC111416825 gene encoding uncharacterized protein, producing MLQKKPLIIAKLDLLATKTLERNIANSCAEYLALNHMKQVTTNLEAPHFYLPHHGVVRETSSTTRLRVVFNGSQKTSSGVSLNDCLHTGPKIQNELVDVLLRWRRHPIVFACDIENMYRQILVHENDQPFQRIIWRENPIDDLKSYELTTVTYGLSCAPYMAIRCIRQLYIEKADSQPRGADALQNDTYVDDILSGANDLNQVQELIFELNNVLTSGCFKARKWISNLPEALCSLHSDLLATSDTLNIESTDTPRALGLLWNNKTDEFVFRLNIDYADSKITKRSVLSFIAKLFDPLGWLSPFIITAKILMQHLWTRNLDWDDLLTDDLAENWKSFINSFRETPVIRVPRWLGVDGGSESVEVHGFADASVSAFGAVVYLRVLNRERVRVTLLLSKTKVAPLKSITIPGLELCAAVLLVRLVKKVLTVLALHHLPVHLWTDSTIALSWICSHPSKWKDFVRNRVVQIQDLAQATWHHVPGHDNPADFASRGMNIQLLQRETTWWSGPSWLSAHPSQWPLLRPSPSTDVNRELRLKPTSHATTQSGNDWDLKYRFSSLNKLLRVTAWCRRIFNRSKFDFFPYILSPSEIKNALMFWVRECQLSAFGNELTTIKEGRSLHRSSPLFRLVPFIDGDGFLRVTGRLRFSNLDFDEKHPIILPRDSRLTTLIIDCHHRLTLHGGTQLTLSSLRRQFWIIGGRVPVRKFIHQCMICAKQRAETTRQLMGQLPSPRITPSRPFLHTGVDYAGPFFLRTIRGRSVSSAIHLEVATDYSTSGFIAAYKRFTGRRGICNCLYSDCGSNLVGADRELRSLFSAASGEFRRMANLLIGDGTSWKFNSPASPHFGGKWEAGIKSVKTHLRKVVGSSLLTYEEFSTVLIQIEAVLNSRPLSAMSDDPNSYEVLTPAHFLIGEALTVVPEPSILTENINRLNRWQLLRRMVEDFWTKW